The Bacilli bacterium genome segment GGAACCGGGCGGCACGCCGATCGGCGACCAAATCCGTGGCATCCTGTTGTCCCCGGAAAACCGCGAAATGGCCGCGCGAACGGAAGCGTTGCTGTATGCGGCGTCGCGCGCCCAGCATGTGCAGGAAAAAATTATCCCCGCGCTGCATCGCGGCAGCATCGTATTGTGCGACCGGTTTGTCGACGCCAGTATCGCCTATCAATCGGCGGGACTTGGCATCGATGAACAATGGGTGCGCACCATTAACGCATATGCCGTAGCGGGAATGGCGCCGCATCGGACGTATTTGCTTGATATTGCGGAGGCCGCGAGCAGGCGGCGCTTGCTTGATCGCGCAGGGCAAGCTCTGGACCGGATCGAACTGCGCGAAGAAGCGTATCATCGCAAAGTTCGCCGGAAATTTTTGCAAATTGCCAAGGAAGAATCCGACCGGGTAATGATGGTAAATGCCAACAGGGCGGAGGAGGAAATTGCCGCGGAGATCTATCAGGATTTCCAAAAGCTGTTGAGAGCGCTTTCAAACTGATTAAAGGAGGTGTCGGCATGAAGCTGGTCATTGCCGTTGTGCAGGACAAAGACAGCAACCGGCTGTCCGCCGCGCTGATCAAAGACGGGTTTCGGGCCACCAAACTCGCCAGCACGGGCGGCTTTTTGCGGGCCGGGAACACCACGTTTATGATCGGTATCGAGGACGACCGGATTGACGATGTTATTCAGGTGATCAAAGCAAATTGCAAAGTTCGCGACCAATTGGTAACTCCGGTATCTCCCATGGGCGGCACGACCGACTCGTATATTCCGTTTCCGGTTGAAGTGCAAGTCGGTGGCGCCGCTGTGTTTGTGCTGCCGGTTGAACGGTTCGAGCATTTTTAGACTTGCGGTTGGGTGATGGACGATGAAAATTGATCCCA includes the following:
- a CDS encoding cyclic-di-AMP receptor encodes the protein MKLVIAVVQDKDSNRLSAALIKDGFRATKLASTGGFLRAGNTTFMIGIEDDRIDDVIQVIKANCKVRDQLVTPVSPMGGTTDSYIPFPVEVQVGGAAVFVLPVERFEHF
- the tmk gene encoding dTMP kinase; its protein translation is MKGLFITFEGPDGAGKTTQLNLLAARLRGDGLDVVTTREPGGTPIGDQIRGILLSPENREMAARTEALLYAASRAQHVQEKIIPALHRGSIVLCDRFVDASIAYQSAGLGIDEQWVRTINAYAVAGMAPHRTYLLDIAEAASRRRLLDRAGQALDRIELREEAYHRKVRRKFLQIAKEESDRVMMVNANRAEEEIAAEIYQDFQKLLRALSN